The sequence CTCGCCATATAGATAATGGCGCCAGATATTTAGTGAAAACACGATCGGTGCAATCCCTAGATCGTGCACTGGGTAATCCCCATCGTGGGTCTTCAACTatctagaagcataggcaattaTATGACCATTCTGtatcaacacacatcccaacccctgaagAGATGCATCTGTATACACTACATATCCTCCGGGTCTAGATGGTAAGGATAGAATAGATGCAGTAGACAATCAGTTCTTCAACTCATCAAAGCTTTGCTCACACTCGCTTGAATAgacaaaaaaaaacatcattCCTTGTCAGCAGTGTCAATGGTCTAACAATTCACGAGAAATTCTTGATAAATCACCGATaatagcctgctaaacccagaAAACTGTGAATCTCTGTAGCTGTAGTCAGACGCGACATATTCAGAATAGCTTCAGTCTTACTCAGGTCAACTGATACCCCTTCTAGAGAGAtaacatgaccaagaaacactacttggtcaatccaaaactcgcactttctAAAATTGGGGAATAACTGCTTCTCACGGAGAATTTTCAGTACCAACCTCAAGTGTTGCGCATGTTCAAGAACATTGTGCGAATAAACCAAAATGTCGTCAAAAAAGACTACGACAAACTTTTCCAGATAatccttcttcttaacaaaGAGAACTGGTGCTCCCCAAGGTAAAACGCTCGGTCAgatatatcccttatccaacAAATCCTCCACTTCTGCTGCAATTCCCACATCTTTGCCAGTTCTAGATGATAAGGCGCACGAGAAATTGGTGTCGTCCCTGGCACAAGTTCAATCTCGAACTTGACTTTCCGAACTGGAGGAAATCCTGGAATTTCATCCGGAAAAACTTCTGGGTACTCGCGAACCACTAGTAACTCATTTACGGTCCTGCCCACTGTGGATGTATCAATCGCATAGATAAGGTTGCCTTCCCACCCGCCTCTAAAGCTTGACAAGCCTTCAGAGATGAAACAAGAGACATAAGGGGTCGTTcttcctcaccatagaaataccaactATCGCCCTCAACCGGACAAAACTGAATCAATCGGTAGAATCATAAGATTCGATAACAACTCAGAGCCCTCAAACTCTAAGTAAAACCCAAGACTAAACGTTTGGCCAAAGCCGAATGACCAGTTGGAGTATACACTGACATTAATAAGTCTAGGGATATGTACGAAAATCTATGACGTTTAGAAAAATGTGCCAAAATGAAAAAATGTGATGCACCGTATCTATGAGAACGAAAGCAGGAAttccataaaaaataaatgtacatGCGATAACCTCCTCGTTCTCCCTCTAAACCTGATCGTGGCTTAGCGCAAAAACATGACATGGAATTTGCTGTCTCTGGTTGGTGCTCCCAAAGGTCTGTCCTGACGGCCTCTGTGGTACTGAAGCATGATAACCCAATCTAGATGATGATCCTCCAACATTCTGCGGgcaatccctcttcatgtgacccatctggctgcaaaaaaaaaaaaaaaaaaagcaccaCTAGCTCCACGACAACGGTCTGTGGGATGACGTCCCCCACATTTCTCACATTGACTCTTCTTCTTTCCAAAATGAAATGAACCTCCTCCAGATCCTGATCCTGATATTGATCCTGAAGAATAATATGCACTAGTTTTCTTGAAATACTGGGCTCTAGGCCTCAAAGAGTTATCTGGTCaaaaggaagaagaagagaagttTTTGTTACCCTTGAGAGTGTTCTCCGCTTGGAAACAAAGGTTAACCTACACTTCTTACAATGTCGGATCATCATTGAGATCTAATTTCCCATAAATCTTCGGGTTAAGGACTTGCAAAAACAAATCATACTTGGCTTCCGTGCTATTGGCAACACACGGGAAGTATGGTAGAAGGTCAAAGAACTTTTTATGGTACTCGTCGATAGACATGCTGCCCTACAACAAATTCATCAGCTCATTCGTCTTTGCCTACCGAGGTGCTGCAGGGAAGTAAATCTCTCGGAATTCTGTATGGAATCCTCCCACGTAGCTGAAATTCGCTCAGATATAAAAGGTGTGGAAGTAGACCTCCACCACTTGCGAGCGCTTCCCTGTAGAAGGAATTTGACATCTTGCATCTTCTGCTTATCGGTGCAACGGTACACCTCGAAGCAGTTTTCCATCCCTTCCAGCCAATTATCAGCAACTTTTGGAGTCTCACCTCCCTCCAATGGCTTAGGAGCCACTTGCACAAACCCGCGCAAATAAGATCTGTGCATGTCATCCCTATGGCGATGGTGTCTCTGTGGTGGCTCTTGTTCCTCGTCGTCTCCCCAACGACCACCTACACTCTTGTGACTTTCATCTCCATGTCCAGCCATCTGATACAAGTAACAAAATTCAACCTCAAGACTATTTATCTAAATCCAAAATTCAATACATGCTATGATACCAATAAATATAGTGACTCATCCCGGAATCACTAGTTAACCAAATCTtaaagcatgcaattaaacttaaagGCGATATCAGGAAATACAGCGGAAACTAAATTAAAAACACTAAAACCTCCAGCAGAAAACAACCGGTCCTAAATCAAAAGACTGTTATACAACGCCATCAAAGTTAAAACTAAAATCCTAAAACAAAAACCTGTTACAGTACAAATCCACCATGTTGAAGCTCAACGACCGATACCACCAGATCCGTCCAACCTGAGTTCTtccccgtggaatggggtgtccagaaaaaaaaCCCgaggatgtgagcataaaattctCAGTACGAAAGCATGATTATACTAGTGCTATGAATGCTAATTCAAGTGAATGGTATCAGAAACCTATAATTGATAGAAATACTGTTCATTCAAAAGGAGCCATGGCATATAGTACGTTGAGCCGTCGAATCACGAGGTGGCTCCGATACCATAAACCGTGGACAAATCCATATCTAAAGCCATGGCATCCATTCACAAATATAATggggctgagcaacccctcTATTGGTAACATCAATGAAATACAGGCTCAACGTGccaatgcatgcagcataatatccgtgacataataaatgcacatataatcaatgccacataaaacatgcaaacatagaacatacatactcaaccagggtatctcggatagtacgtttgaacctcaaagtaagcaacctAGCGATACAAGTCttctagtccaagcctataagaacATAATCATTGTATCACTATTTAtcctctaaaagccttaactagtcTAATAGATACTCACTTAAACTAATCTGGGTCTAGTAGTATACCTGCGTCCTTCattagcccgctgatggcgatagccccaaaacatgggcacaactccgctacaactTCGGCAGCGCTCCATCACCCCTTGGCCCTCCGAGTAGGATGCCTAAAAAACCCTAAAATCTAGTATAAAATGATAGAGGAAATTTGGAAATGAGCATTTGAAATGGCAGCTCTCGGccactatttataggcggagtttgGATGATCTGATATcagagatcggatcgtccgatcccttCCACTCAACCCCCTCCAAACACGTGTACTGCCAGCTGCCGACAGCTGATCGAATCGTCCGATCCCTctatcggatcgtccgatctccagATCTAGTCAAATCAAAGCCCATATTCCTTATGCGAACGCGatcggattgtccgatctcACCGGAGCCTCCGAATTCCCAATCCATCTTCCaaagagttcggatggtccgatcccttTGCTTAACAcagttcggatcgtctgatctcTTGAACACTTGGAACTTCTCCGGATCATTTTCGAACgtcttgaatctgattttccactccTTGAACGTATTTAAgaactccttaatcatgttttaggaAGTGGATCAATTAAAATAGTAGTTGGGCTACTACAGTGATCATTTCAGCCTAATAATCCATCCAATAAGTGTTGTAAAGATGCAAGAGCTTGTTTCCAGTGTGTTGAGGTTGTCCATCTGAAGAAGGATTGTCTGCAGGAAGGTGGAGGATCAGCGTCTGGTTCTTGTTCTCAAGATTTAGTACAGCAGAGGCCACAAGGACAGTCGGTGGTAGGCTCTAATCTTAGACCTCATCTTTAGGGATAGATGTACGCACTGAATCAGTATCAGGCTTTGGAGGAGAATGAAAGGTTCATTTCAAGTAAATTTTGTTTATGTAGCATTCCTGCTTTCGTTCTCATTGATATTGGTGCATCTTATTCCTTCATTTCTACACGATTTGTTAAGCGTCATTGGTTGTCCTACGTGTCTCTAGATGTGGTACTTTCTGTATCTACCCAAATAGGACATTTAGCTTTGGCCAAGCAACAAGTCATTGGATGTCCTTTAGAATTCGAGGGTAATGAGTTGATCGCGAATCTAATGATTTTAGCAATGGAGGATTCCGACTGTGTCTTGGGTTTAGATTTATTGACGACCTACCGTGCTCAAATGGACTGTTACTAGAAGATCATGAATTTTCTTCTTGTTTAGGGAAATAATTGGTTTTTATATGGTGAGAAAGCACGACCTCCGATGAATTTAGTATTAGAtcttggtagcgcttagtcgtatcgcacccaaattacccgactcaactcagataaataaaatgtagtagcgagagtagtgATCGTTCCAAcgagaaaatttaaatttatcgtgttcttaaaaataccgAGAGTAAATGAAAAGGGGgatttatattttgaaatttactaccaataattaaaaacaaatcaaaataatttttatcaactagtATGCAAGATTCAAATTATAACGAAgtaatcaattaaaaacaagtcttggtatcggttAAATACGctcttgaagttattcacttgTTCATCGATTTtctgaatattcatcattgaaaatttaatttctatctcaccttaattttagttaattatacacaagcgttctaaattaacccttatcaataaataaatcaagatacaagcgatcaagatttaaatctaaggtagcattcaaactagtaaaattgATGagtctagacaacacaaacacaagcgATTATgtttaatctagtcaatcgttgttcctacgaattaataaattcacaagcggaaatCATTAATCATAGATGCTTCACAAATTATAggaatcaaacaattacggatttgatataTAATTTAGCTTAAAATTGTATGAGGAATTATTAGGTGATCAAgccaataatcaaacacacaagtaTATGATAAATccaaaacaacttttgatactcaagaaaaaaaatcaaacaatgaaaatccaAATCTCACGagtaaaataaacttaaaaggGTTTGTATTCCTCTACCAAGAATACTCATGAATTTTCTCAACAAAActcaacaataaaataaaacgtaaatctaagaaaataagaataaaaacttAGCCGCCAAGAGTATTCCTGTGTTCAGCCATTTAAAACTGATTAAAAGACCCTAACAATTTGagataaatatattaattaagtcTTGAGTCCTTCTCAATCAACTTTCCTTTTTAATTAAAAGTTTCTCGAACTTTCGTCGTGCTCGATCTATCAAGaattgccgctcgagcgagccttgcTCTGTTCcgcaatttcttctcttctccaCTCGATAGGTAAAATATCTCCGCTCGAGCGGTGAAACTTCTGTCCAGCATTTTATActcctctcgctcgatcggtgaaaacaTGCAGCTCGATCGAGATCCTTTTTGATCCATATTTTCTTTAAATTGACATTTCCTACACCAAAACCTGAGAGAATGTTATgtagacatgatgcatgaaacatgaacaaaacttaaataaaaacataaacattgacacatgaatgcatgcaaaacatagTACAACGACATCAAAATAAGcaaataaaacacagttatcaaattccaccatacttaaaccttgctctccctcgagcaagacatgcaaaaacaaaatgcaaacataacaaaaatataagcaaggatgaatcaagaacatcatagcctcagagaagttcAAACATACAAAAACAAACATACGAATAATCTTAATTTTCCACAATACACCGTAAGTTAAGCGCAAACGtatgtgtgtgtcatgttattccagctacatgcaacttcaaaaaaatAGTCTTAATGACTGTTTatcgacctatgacaattcagtgTGAGTATCAAAATCAAGGCCCCTTCCTCCCAAAAatctttaaacaaaaaaaactctcttgagatataattacgcatctctggattttgcacccgatttttcttaagccccaataattacccaaaaacttagctataactatgataggattagaatctcaatcccctcgtctgtagcccggatggagctacaattACATTGAACCCGCAAACTTAACCTTGGAacagtgaatagaatttcaatcacttttCAAGCCCGTatgaaattgttattttaaaatttttaactttttaaaCTTTTCAACCCCATATACTCcacatacttagtcaagaacaaggcgattaggatttcaatcccttatTCATAACTCGGATAGAGTCAATTTTATTTTCGTAAaaaatttcatcaaatttacAGGTGCTACCAAGATCGTACATGTCATgttataaaaatcattgggattcaaaaacactatcaggctccacaaacacctattttTGTGCAGTGGTCCAATAGACACAAAAATTATCCaatacatcactacacttcactggcctaacatgtgtgcttaaaaatattcactactcaacctacggtttctcatattcaatcaagagcaaaaaaaattcacaaaagtTCATTTTTCCAACTTCACAACATCATCGGCTATCAATCtccatcctactcatgcaatacAAAACAAACACTAAACAAACTGCCACATGATATGCAAACGAACTATATACATATAAAtgaacaatatgaatgcaaaatAAAATGACAAACGATGAAtgaaccccccccccccacccccccaaacttatctaaagcattgccctcaatgctctagcaacatcaacacaacacaacaacACAAGAAACAGAATGAAAATGATATGCAGatgcaaaacaaaaaaactcccctggttcaagtATCGGCTTGCTCATCCTCCTGAATTTCGGGGGGAACGACTGGAGTAGCATATTGAAACTAGAACGGCGGTGGATACTGGGGCGTGGCAGGGAAAGAGGAGGCGTCGAGACCAAGCTGAGTGGTCATCCCTCTAATCATAGTATCCATAGCTTGGAGATGGGCGGTAGTGGCGGCCAAGTACTCATTCTGATAATGAGCAAATTACATGAGCTCGTTCATATAATCAACAGTGGAGCGACGAGAAGGCTGAGAGGGTCGAGTGGGAACACTGCTAGAAGAGGCTCGACCACCCACGGTAAAATCTTTAGCCCTTTTGGGTTTCTTTGCATCAACAGCTGCTTTATCCACAGCTCACATTGGTTACAACCATTCCTCATTGCCTCGAGTTTGGACCCCGGCTTGTACACACAGTTCTAAAATAATCGTTGGAAAGAAGAGCCCCAAAGACGGAGGGTATATCGATTGTTTGATCTCATTGTGCATAACTCGGTCCACATTAATCGGCCAATCCAAATCAATAGCATATAGAAGCAGGGCACGCTCAATGGTCACATCACTGGTATGCAGAATAGGAATTAACCTCTTTGTGAGAAACACAAACCAAGTAGCCGGGTCCACTTGCAGATATCGCTCCGGGAAAAACTAAAAATTATCAGGATCTTGCCAAGACGCACCATCATAGCACAGTTGTGCCATAACCTCATGAAGATCAGGATCTGCATTAAGACTCTGATAAAGACTATCATCAACGTTCGGAGTCTCAAGAAATGCATTTATGGCATTTTCATCAAACGACACTAATTTCCCCCTAACATAAGCTTTCTCATCCTCTCTTTCTTCAGAATTATCATAAAACTCACGCACAAGAGGAACAATGGCTTCTTTAGTGTGTTGAAAAAACGTACGACAACCTCGATGTCCTATTTTAATCGCAACTCTGATACCTCAAAAATTAAGTTCAACTCCTATCTTCAGAATTGGGGATCGATGGAGTTTAGCCAAATCATACCTTTCACATGCCGCTTGATTAACAAATTTTCCGACAAGACCCATAGAAGAAGTAGGTGCCACGGCATGTTGGGAAAAAGATTCCCCAGTTAGACGAACTCGTTTCGACGCCATAGTAGCGGAGATATATAGACAAATTTACTAAACGAAAATAAAGGTTGCAACCTGCAAAATTGGAGAAAGCCCGTGATGGCGTGTGGTGGCCGGAAAACCCAGGAGCAGTGGCGCTCGGTATTTGCTTGGCTCGAACAGGAACAGGATGGATAGGGGCGGCAAAATTAGTAAGAACTCGGTTGAGAAGATGGTGTAGAGTTGTAACCGAGTAAAGCCCGTGATTCCCTATAAATAAAGAAGAAAAATTGTGAAGAGTAGGAATTAGGGGCTTAAGGATTTAGGGATTTGACGCGAGAAGGAGAAAGAAGTGAGAGAGGAGAGAAGAACGAATCAATTATATCGGCCCAGATatagtctcgctcgatcggtagaaatctaccgctcgagcgggacaaaattttaaaaaccagAAAAGTTATCGCTCTATCAGTAGAAAACTACCGCTCGAGCGATAAAGAAAAAAccaacaaaattttgaattccAGAAAAGTTTTCGCTCGATCGGTACAGAAGTACCACTCGAgcgaaaaaataattatatcccAATCCCAAATCCAGACAGATTTCctctcgatcggtagaaatctaccgatcgagcgagactttgatttttttgttgACTGCATACTTCGGTTTACTCAATGTCTTCGGTTTACTCAATGTCTTGTGGATCCTCGAGTTAAAGTCTATAGCTTGACTGCATACTTCGGTTTACTCAATGTCTTGTGGATCCTCGAGTTCCAGTTCATGCACATCCTCCACTTCGTttcttggactccttcatagtaATGTTTCAATCTATgtccattaactttaaatactTTTGAAGTTTCCAAGCTCATAATTTCAACAGCACCATGGGGAAATACATTAGTAACAACAAAAGGACAAATCCATCTCGAATGCAACTTACTTGGGAATAACCGAAGTCCTGAATTATAGAGAAAAACTTTCTGACCAACTTCGAATTTCCTTCTAGAAATGATCTTATTATGGAATGCCTTTGTATTCTCTTTGTAGATCTTTGAACAGGCATATGCATCATTGCGTATTTTTTCCAACTCTTGCAATTGCAGCTTCCTATGCTCTCCACTCTCATCCATCTTCATATTAAAGGTCTTGATATCCCAATAAGCTCTGTGCTCCAATTCCACTAGAAGATGACAAGGTTTCCCGAAAATTAATCGGTATGGTGACATGCCGATCGGTGTCTTGTATGCAGTTCTGTAGGCCCACAAAGTATCATCCAATCTCAAGCTCCAGTCTTTCCTCGTCAGATTCACTGTCTTCTCCAGAATGGACTTGATTTCCCTATTTGATAATTTAGCTTCACTATTAGAttgcggatgatatgcagtagaGACTTTGTGTGTCACATggtatttcttcaataaactgGCCACAGTCCGGATGCAAAAGTGAGTTCCTCTATCTCTTATGATCGCTCTTGGAATCCCGAACCTAGAGAAAATATTATGCTTGATAAAATCTGCAACCACTTTTGAATTGTCAGTCTGGGtggctgtagtgaccctgcatggaatcacctactagctggcaactaatagcatgcattaaacttaatacaacaaattacttaacagagtaaaaacgtgtggaaacttaaccataatttacatatcagcttagtaatataatccaggcttaaatctgtagtgatacaaccatatcaaaatttttaaaagtaaacattatacagctaataaatcatgctgtataaaaactttcaaagctcctgctccctagtcctgtcttgaactaccagctccgtccatcctgcgacctgccccatggaataaggtgtccaagataacaactaggacgtgagcgctacgcccagtacatagacatgagtaaacatatgtatataatgcatgcaacatgatgactggtaaaagatcatctgaaaagtcatgctcagaaccggcgccatatgagtgctgccaccgcacggatcaacctctgggtgcaatcacactcgtctaatacaccagagtagacagacataaatgcccccgccgtcgtggtactctcagtgacagactatcgagtatagagctgagcggctctataatcaggtataacaaggaataggctcaacgtgtatatgcacatgacatatgagtatagaaaacggtaaatcatacatcatgtcatataataatgccaaataaatgcagcatataaacatgtatactcgctggcaatctcagtcaatgtgtacgtacctctaggctagttcaagtaaagtagatcctaggttccaagcctatattcaaaagttcaccgtatcactacacaagttctataagccttaactaagctaataagtactcccaaaacttaaatcaatttccggaccataccttcgtcgaagtaagccctttgaagacgctagtcccggatgactataaccacaacttggttattccagaacttcgattataaccgatagggccctcaagtgtatatctcatactatataactgaagaaggaaactcgggaattcgtaattgaaatgaactcagaactgctctatttatagccaaatttctcggccaggatcggaacttccgatttcgggatcggagtttccgatccagctcattgcgtgcatgtctgccacgccaggatcggaacttccgatctacgatcggagctttcgatctgctctatgatcgacacttgtcaaaactcacgactgagtcatcgatcattgctggcagctggggatcggaacttccattccaggatcggagcttccgttccgatcggagcttactatctaggatcggagcttactatctgggatcggagcttactatccggcccaaaattaaaaagcccaaattttacttatgaagtccaataacactccaaaattggttaaataccaacccttaatcatgtttaacatattattatcttaaaatggtttctgggttactacattctccccacctttagatatttcgtccgcgaaataacatctaaagacaaatcaagataacaatatgaaacatcaaaccatgtcttattacaacaacggtaattacatcttacatggtaatcaaaaatacaaagcaaacaactcaggatattctgctcgcatacgactctcagtttcccaagttgctttttcaacgcctcggcgctgccattgtaccatcacaagtggtatagtcttgttccgaagaactttctccttcctgtctaggatacagattggtcgttcaacaaaagacagatctggctctagctgaatatcagtagactgaatcacatgggattcatcagctatgtactgtcgaagcaacggcacatgaaaaacattgtgtatactgaaaagagatggcggtaaagccaaacgataagcaacatctccgatcttctccagtatctggaaaggcccaatgtaacgaggagacaacttgtctttcacaccgaatctcatcaccttcctgaaaggggatactcgcagaaaaacatattcaccaggctcaaactgaagtggcctgcggcgaatattcgtataactggcttgtctatcttgagcaactttgatcctatgcttgatcaaatctaccttgtctacaatctactgcaccaattcaggaccctcgacttgccgttccccgacttcatcccaaaataacggagtacgacaccgtcgaccatacaatgcctcgaaaggtgccatatcaatactacgatgataactgttattgtaggcaaattcaatcaaaggtaactgatcctgccaagataaaccaaagtccatgacagaagaacgtagcatatcctctagcatacgaatagtgcgctctgactgcccatcagtctccggatgatacgcagtgctcaaactcataGTGGTACCCAActcctgctgaaaactaccccaaaaacgtgaagtaaatcgcggatctctatcactgacaatactcactggaatcccatgtaatcgcacaatctcctggatatataagcgtgtcatgcgatcataagaatactcccggttataaggaatgaaatgtgctgattttgtcaaatggtcaacgacaacccagatagcatcacaatgacgtgaagtcataggcaagtgggtaacaaaatccatagtcacgtgctcccacttccattcaggaatctcaagattctacaGTAATCCActtggtcgtcgatgttcagccttgacctgttgacaaaccaaacatctcgaaacaaactgataaacacttcgcttcattcccttccaccagaatctagttcgcaagtccttatacattttcatacttccaggatgaactgataatcgactcctgtgagcttgagatagaatatcattcctgagctccgcaacattaggtacaaccactctattggataggcacaataaaccatctgcctgaaaatggaatccagatgtattaactctattggctagacgtgccaatcgctgagtcttaacatcagatatctgagcatctctgatccgagaatacaatgctggctcagatagaatagtatacaaacgaatcccattcctccctttcttgtgcttgagcgtaaaactcaatgaacagcactcttgaatcatatgagatatttcattagtctgaagtgcagacagtctcacctgccgactcaaggcatcagcagtaagattagcagaacctggatgatatttgatttcacaatcataatccttcaggagatccatccagtgtctctgtcgcatattcaactctgcctgagtgaataatacttcaaactcttgtgatccgtaaatatctcaaatttctcaccataaagataatgtctccaaatcttgagcgcaaatacaatggcggctaactcgagatcatgcactggatagttattctcatgcgtcttcaactgtcgagaagcataggcaataacatgttcatgctgtgtcaacacacatcccaacccctgaccagaggcatcagtataaataacataacctcctgatccagaaggtagagctagcacaggtgcagtagtaagacgtctatgcagctcgtgaaatgactcctcacaatccgaggaccaaatgaaggtaacatctttccgagtaagatgagtcaaaggcctggccaactgtgaaaaattctcgatgaaccgacggtaatatcccgctagacccaagaaactacgaatctcagcaaccgttgtcggacgagaccagttcagcactgcctctatcttactaggatcaacagatatcccttctctagaaatcacatgaccgagaaatactacccgatcaagccagaattcacacttgctcaatttcgcatatagcttcttatctcgtaacgtctgtagaacaatcctcaaatgttgtgcatgctcattcttgtcatgagaatagacaagaatatcatctatgaagacgatgacaaatctatccagatattctcgaaatacttgattcatcagattcataaagactgccggtgcattcgtcaaaccgaatggcatcaccagaaactcataatgcccgtatctggtcctgaaagcagtcgtaggtatatctgagtctcgtatcCGCATCTAATGGTATCCAGATCtaagatctatcttcgaataaacaga comes from Henckelia pumila isolate YLH828 chromosome 4, ASM3356847v2, whole genome shotgun sequence and encodes:
- the LOC140862467 gene encoding uncharacterized protein, producing the protein MAGHGDESHKSVGGRWGDDEEQEPPQRHHRHRDDMHRSYLRGFVQVAPKPLEGGETPKVADNWLEGMENCFEVYRCTDKQKMQDVKFLLQGSARKWWRSTSTPFISERISATWEDSIQNSERFTSLQHLDNSLRPRAQYFKKTSAYYSSGSISGSGSGGGSFHFGKKKSQCEKCGGRHPTDRCRGASVPQRPSGQTFGSTNQRQQIPCHVFALSHDQFCPVEGDSWYFYGEEERPLMSLVSSLKACQALEAGGKAEMQMRKRQWMDLLKDYDCKIRHHPGSTNPVAGALSHKKGKQGIRVFSVLVEPSLFARIREVQFSDLKKQKLARLAQGDNTSGFHFQADGFLCLSCRVVIPDDSTLRNEILSQAHCRKFSVDPGTVKMYKDLCTRFW
- the LOC140862468 gene encoding uncharacterized protein encodes the protein MYALNQYQALEENERFISSKFCLCSIPAFVLIDIGASYSFISTRFVKRHWLSYVSLDVVLSVSTQIGHLALAKQQVIGCPLEFEGNELIANLMILAMEDSDCVLGLDLLTTYRAQMDCY